One Pieris napi chromosome Z, ilPieNapi1.2, whole genome shotgun sequence DNA window includes the following coding sequences:
- the LOC125062144 gene encoding mucin-2-like isoform X10 has protein sequence MRLQILLLIGAAWADVLPNGCPRDFSVHHLLRHEDCTKFYSCSNGVPIEMSCGPGTGFDFDLQKCTEDTSGCAKNDHNFIDSGGTCIPTAHETDCTKFYSCENGVHVLATCDPGYRFNTEMGKCEVSSKVTCKHIKKRSIQTRCPNDVWIQMNIPHESDCDKYYRCFHGNRILMSCFNGAHYNPKTQSCDTPENAGCADGEIMEDCPANTFIPIFLPHDTDCNKYYRCFRGNKQVQRCGHGQHFNAKTQLCDTIANAGCQEESNTPNGCSKDEISLPHEQCDKYYKCVHGNKILMPCPTGTHFSFELQRCDWPNIAKCEPTQTPTTTTTTTTTTTTTTPKPESTPRPGYFPNGCPIDYRIEQLLPHPDCTKFYQCVHGFKQEMPCPGGTHFSIHLQRCDWPSIAKCVPGTTTTTQRSITTTRQPTTSRQPTTTTRRPTTTTTTTTKPPISTPRPGYFPNGCPIDYRIEQLLPHPDCGKYYQCVHGFKQEMPCYHGLHFSYELQRCEWPNIAKCVPGGTTTTRLPTTITTKLPSTTSTTTTTTTTKPVSTPRPGYFPNGCPVDYRIEQLLPHPDCTKFYQCVHGFKQEMPCPGGTHFSFELQRCDWPNIANCKPGASTSSPTTTTSTTPSTTTSTPRPTTTTPSLTTTSKPEYLPNGCPKDFSVHLLLPHEYDCTKFYYCNFGEKVERQCNSNLYFDPILQVCNWPSAVDCKPSTPPPSTTIKDPETTTSEVTTPVATSPDITVSPEVSTPDPTTPEATSTEVTTPKATTAEDTTFEPTTPAATTPEATTIDEITLEPTIPEATTPEATTAEDTTLEPTTPVATTPEATTAEDTTLESTTPVATTPEATTAEDTTLEPTTPAATTPEATTAEDTTLEPTTPEATTPEATTAEDTTLESTTPAATTPEATTAEDTTSEPTTPEATTPEATTPEATTPEATTAEDTTLEPTTPEATTTEATTAEDTTLEPTTPEVTTAEDTTLEQTTPAATTPEATTAEDTTLEPTTPEATTPEATTAEDTTLESTTPAATKPEATTAEDTTSEPTTPEATTPEATTPEATTPEATTAEDTTLEPTTTEATTPQATTAEDTTLEPTTPEATTPEATTVKDTTLEPTTPETTTPVATTVEDTTLEPTTPEATTPEATTAEDTTLEPTTPEATTAEDTTLEPTTPEATTPEATTVEDTTLEPTTPEATTPEATTVEDTTLEPTTPEATTAEDTTLEPTTPETTTPVATTVEDTTLEPTTPEATTAEDTTLEPTTPEATTAEDTTLEPTTPETTTPVATTVEDTTLEPTTPAETTPEATTVEDTTLEPTTPEDTTPEATTVEDTTLEPTTPEATTPEATTAEDTTLEPTTPEATTAEDTTLEPTTPEATTAEDTTLEPITPETTTPVATTVEDTTLEPTTPEATTPEATTAEDTTLEPTTPEATTAEDTTLEPTTPEATTAEDTTLEPTTPEATTPEVTTAEDTTLEPNTPAATTPEATTAEDTTLEPTTPEATTPEATTAEDTTLEPTTPEATTTEATTAEDTTLEPTTPEATTAEDTTLEPTTPEATTPEATTAEDTTLEPTTPEATTTEATTAEDTTLEPTTPAATIPEATTAEDTTLEPTTPAATTPEATTAEDTTLEPTTPEATTTEATTAEDTTLEPTTPEVTTPEDTTLEPTTPAATTPEATTVEDTTLEPTTPEDTTPEATTVEDTTLEPTTPEATTTEATTAEDTTLEPTTPEVTTAEDTTLEPTTPAATTPEATTVEDTTLEPTTPEDTTPEATTVEDTTLEPTTPETTTPVATTVEDTTLEPTTPEATTAEDTTLEPTTPEATTAEDTTLEPTTPETTTPVATTVEDTTLEPTTPAETTPEATTVEDTTLEPTTPEDTTPEATTVEDTTLEPTTPEATTPEATTAEDTTLEPTTPEATTAEDTTLEPTTPEATTAEDTTLEPTTPEATTPEATTAEDTTLEPTTPEATTAEDTTLEPTTPEATTAEDTTLEPTTPEATTPEVTTAEDTTLEPNTPAATTPEATTAEDTTLEPTTPEATTPEATTAEDTTLEPTTPEATTTEATTAEDTTLESTTPVATTPEATTAEDTTLEPTTPAATTPEATTAEDTTLEPTTPEATTPEATTAEDTTLESTTPAATTPEATTADDTTLEPTTPAETTPEATTADDTTLEPTTPEATTPEPTTADDTTLEPTTPEATTPEPTTADDTTLEPTTPEATTPEATTVEDTTLESTTPEATTPEPTTADDTTLEPTTPEATTPEPTTADDTTLGPTTPEATTPEATTAEDTTLEPTTSDATTPEATTPEATTTPSSPSPAPICPPGVFGNVPHPVLCDYYYNCIGGMEVLLRCLEGFEYDHSIRSCTRISENGCFARKNATTTTTENQVADTTTEDIESTTYRDNICPPGFSGTLPHSTLCSAYYRCEEGEAILKNCAKGFEYDAVIMDCVPISESGCYAQQGLTTTTDNNRLPELSTYKNDEEDYICPPMFSGNIEHPTLCDSYYTCFSGMEFLMNCSHGFEFDPVVKNCVRISSTGCFATRYNLTTTTTTTTPTPTTTENNKDKPICPPNYSGNVPHETKCDSYYTCFSGSEFLMQCPNGFEFDPTTKDCVRISETGCFAQQGLATTTDNNRLPELSTYKNDEENYICPPMFSGNIKHPTLCDSYYTCFAGMEFLMNCTHGFEFDPVVKDCVRISETGCFAQQGLATTTDNNRLPELSTYKNDEEKYICPPMFSGNIEHPTLCDSYYTCFAGMEFLMNCSHGFEFDPAVQNCVRISNTGCFATRYNLTTTTTTTTTTPTTTTTENNKVKSICPPNFSGNVPHKTKCDAFYTCFSGSEFLMQCPNGFEFDPNTKDCVRISDTGCFAQQSLATTTDNNRLPELSTNKNDEEDYNCPPMFSGNIEHPTLCDSYYTCFAGMEFLMNCSHGFEFDPVVENCVRVSNTGCFARRYNLTTRMTSTTTENNKIKPICPPAFSGNLPHRTKCDYYYTCFSGSEFLMRCPNGFEFDPTTNECVRISSSGCFARQNDPENICMPGESGHVPHPELCDTFYLCAMGEPLRLHCSRGFEFSAANGQCVAISDDGCFAKVKQSKKMPICSPAQVGNIPHHTRCDAYYSCMAGEATEVLCEEGLEFDPETKQCALISENGCTARK, from the exons ATGCGTTTACAAATATTACTCCTAATAGGAGCAGCATGGGCAGATGTCTTACCCAATGGCTGTCCACGAGATTTCAGCGTCCATCACCTGCTGAGACACGAAGACTGCACCAAATTCTACTCATGCAGCAATGGAGTGCCCATTGAGATGTCGTGTGGACCTGGAACTGGCTTTGACTTTGATTTACAG AAATGTACCGAGGACACGTCCGGCTGCGCCAAAAACGATCATAACTTTATAGACAGTGGCGGAACGTGTATTCCCACTGCACACGAAACAGATTGTACTAAGTTCTATTCCTGTGAAAATGGTGTTCATGTGTTGGCCACTTGTGATCCAGGTTATAGGTTTAATACCGAAATGGGG aaatgCGAAGTATCATCCAAAGTGACATGCAAACACATAAAAAAGCGCTCCATACAGACGAGATGTCCCAACGATGTGTGGATACAAATGAACATTCCACACGAGAGCGATTGCGATAAATACTACAGATGTTTCCACGGGAATCGAATCTTGATGTCCTGTTTTAATGGGGCGCATTATAATCCAAAGACTCAG AGTTGTGACACGCCGGAGAATGCTGGTTGCGCTGACGGGGAAATTATGGAGGATTGTCCAGCGAACACCTTTATCCCAATCTTCTTACCTCATGATACTGACTGTAACAAGTATTATAGATGCTTTAGAGGTAACAAACAAGTCCAAAGGTGTGGTCATGGACAGCATTTTAATGCGAAAACCCAG CTCTGCGATACAATAGCAAACGCTGGCTGTCAAGAGGAATCAAACACGCCGAATGGATGCTCAAAGGATGAAATATCTCTACCACACGAACAatgtgataaatattataaatgtgttcacgggaataaaatattaatgccTTGTCCAACTGGGACGCACTTTAGTTTCGAGTTACAG CGATGTGATTGGCCAAACATAGCGAAATGCGAGCCAACACAAACACCAACAACAACAACGACtacaacaacaacaacgaCGACGACGACACCAAAACCGGAATCAACACCCAGACCGGGATACTTTCCTAACGGATGTCCTATAGACTATAGAATTGAACAGTTGTTACCTCATCCGGATTGTACGAAGTTTTATCAGTGCGTGCATGGTTTTAAACAAGAAATGCCATGTCCAGGAGGAACGCACTTCAGTATTCATTTGcag AGATGTGATTGGCCCAGTATAGCGAAGTGTGTCCCGGGTACAACAACCACAACTCAACGCTCAATTACAACAACTCGCCAACCAACAACAAGTCGCCAACCAACAACAACTACTCGTCGACCGAcgacaacaacaacaacaacaactaaACCACCTATTAGTACCCCAAGGCCTGGATATTTCCCCAATGGATGTCCTATAGATTACAGAATAGAACAGCTGTTACCTCATCCGGACTGTGGCAAATACTATCAATGTGTACACGGTTTTAAACAAGAAATGCCGTGCTATCATGGTTTACACTTTAGTTACGAGCTACAG AGATGTGAATGGCCAAATATAGCAAAATGTGTGCCTGGTGGAACAACAACTACGCGATTACCAACAACGATAACAACGAAATTACCATCAACAACATCTACGACAACCACAACCACGACAACTAAACCAGTATCAACACCAAGGCCAGGTTATTTTCCCAATGGCTGTCCCGTAGACTACAGAATCGAACAATTGTTACCTCATCCTGACTGCACTAAATTCTATCAGTGCGTACATGGCTTTAAACAAGAAATGCCATGTCCAGGAGGAACACACTTTAGTTTTGAACTGCAG AGATGTGATTGGCCAAATATTGCTAATTGTAAGCCTGGAGCTTCAACTTCATCGCCAACAACAACAACTTCTACAACGCCCAGTACAACAACATCAACACCAAGGCCAACAACAACAACGCCGAGCTTAACAACAACGTCAAAGCCAGAATATTTACCAAATGGTTGTCCTAAGGACTTTTCAGTCCATTTGTTGTTACCACATGAGTACGATTGCACGAAATTCTATTATTGCAATTTTGGGGAGAAGGTTGAGCGGCAATGTAATTCGAATTTATACTTCGATCCAATTTTGCAG GTATGTAACTGGCCGTCAGCAGTTGATTGTAAGCCAAGCACGCCTCCTCCAAGTACAACTATAAAAGACCCCGAAACAACAACATCTGAGGTAACCACTCCAGTTGCTACTAGTCCTGATATCACAGTAAGTCCAGAAGTCTCTACACCTGACCCAACTACGCCTGAAGCAACATCAACAGAGGTTACAACCCCAAAAGCTACCACGGCTGAAGACACAACATTCGAGCCAACTACGCCTGCAGCAACAACACCAGAGGCTACCACGATTGACGAAATAACATTAGAGCCAACTATACCTGAAGCTACAACCCCAGAAGCTACCACGGCTGAAGACACAACATTAGAGCCAACTACGCCTGTAGCAACAACACCAGAGGCTACCACGGCTGAAGACACAACATTAGAGTCAACTACACCTGTAGCAACAACACCAGAAGCTACCACGGCTGAAGACACAACATTAGAGCCAACTACGCCTGCAGCAACAACACCAGAGGCTACCACGGCTGAAGATACTACATTAGAGCCAACTACACCTGAAGCTACAACCCCAGAAGCTACCACGGCTGAAGACACTACATTAGAGTCAACTACGCCTGCAGCAACAACACCAGAGGCTACCACGGCTGAAGACACAACATCAGAGCCAACTACGCCTGAAGCAACAACACCAGAAGCAACTACACCTGAAGCTACAACCCCAGAAGCTACCACGGCTGAAGACACTACATTAGAGCCAACTACACCTGAAGCTACAACTACAGAAGCTACCACGGCTGAAGACACAACATTAGAGCCAACTACACCTGAAGTTACCACAGCTGAAGACACAACATTAGAGCAAACTACGCCTGCAGCAACAACACCAGAGGCTACCACGGCTGAAGACACTACATTAGAGCCAACTACACCTGAAGCTACAACCCCAGAAGCTACCACGGCTGAAGACACTACATTAGAGTCAACTACGCCTGCAGCAACAAAACCAGAGGCTACCACGGCTGAAGACACAACATCAGAGCCAACTACGCCTGAAGCAACAACACCAGAAGCAACTACACCTGAAGCTACAACCCCAGAAGCTACCACGGCTGAAGACACAACATTAGAGCCAACTACGACTGAAGCTACAACCCCACAAGCTACCACGGCTGAAGACACAACATTAGAGCCAACTACGCCTGAAGCTACAACCCCAGAAGCTACCACGGTGAAAGACACAACATTAGAGCCAACTACACCTGAAACTACAACCCCAGTAGCTACCACGGTTGAAGACACAAC ATTAGAGCCAACTACACCTGAAGCTACAACCCCAGAAGCTACCACGGCTGAAGACACAACATTAGAGCCAACTACACCTGAAGCTACCACGGCTGAAGACACAACATTAGAGCCAACTACACCTGAAGCTACAACCCCAGAAGCTACCACGGTGGAAGACACAACATTAGAGCCAACTACACCTGAAGCTACAACCCCAGAAGCTACCACGGTGGAAGACACAACATTAGAGCCAACTACACCTGAAGCTACCACGGCTGAAGACACAACATTAGAGCCAACTACACCTGAAACTACAACCCCAGTAGCTACCACGGTGGAAGACACAACATTAGAGCCAACTACACCTGAAGCTACCACGGCTGAAGACACAACATTAGAGCCAACTACACCTGAAGCTACCACGGCTGAAGACACAACATTAGAGCCAACTACACCTGAAACTACAACCCCAGTAGCTACCACGGTTGAAGACACAACATTAGAGCCAACTACACCTGCAGAAACAACACCAGAGGCTACCACGGTTGAAGACACAACATTAGAGCCAACTACGCCTGAAGATACAACCCCAGAAGCTACCACGGTTGAAGACACAACATTAGAGCCAACTACGCCTGAAGCTACAACCCCAGAAGCTACCACGGCTGAAGACACAACATTAGAGCCAACTACACCTGAAGCTACCACGGCTGAAGACACAACATTAGAGCCAACTACACCTGAAGCTACCACGGCTGAAGACACAACATTAGAGCCAATTACACCTGAAACTACAACCCCAGTAGCTACCACGGTTGAAGACACAACATTAGAGCCAACTACACCTGAAGCTACAACCCCAGAAGCTACCACGGCTGAAGACACAACATTAGAGCCAACTACACCTGAAGCTACCACGGCTGAAGACACAACATTAGAGCCAACTACACCTGAAGCTACCACGGCTGAAGACACAACATTAGAGCCAACTACACCTGAAGCTACAACCCCAGAAGTTACCACGGCTGAAGACACAACATTAGAGCCAAATACGCCTGCAGCAACAACACCAGAGGCTACCACGGCTGAAGACACAACATTAGAGCCAACTACACCTGAAGCTACAACCCCAGAAGCTACCACGGCTGAAGACACAACATTAGAGCCAACTACGCCTGAAGCTACAACTACAGAAGCTACCACGGCTGAAGACACAACATTAGAGCCAACTACACCTGAA GCTACCACGGCTGAAGACACAACATTAGAGCCAACTACACCTGAAGCTACAACCCCAGAAGCTACCACGGCTGAAGACACAACATTAGAGCCAACTACGCCTGAAGCTACAACTACAGAAGCTACCACGGCTGAAGACACAACATTAGAGCCAACTACGCCTGCAGCAACAATACCTGAGGCTACCACGGCTGAAGACACTACATTAGAGCCAACTACGCCTGCAGCAACAACACCAGAGGCTACCACGGCTGAAGACACTACATTAGAGCCAACTACACCTGAAGCTACAACTACAGAAGCTACCACGGCTGAAGACACAACATTAGAGCCAACTACACCTGAAGTTACCACACCTGAAGACACAACATTAGAGCCAACTACGCCTGCAGCAACAACACCAGAAGCTACCACGGTTGAAGACACAACATTAGAGCCAACTACGCCTGAAGATACAACCCCAGAAGCTACCACGGTTGAAGACACAACATTAGAGCCAACTACGCCTGAAGCTACAACTACAGAAGCTACCACGGCTGAAGACACAACATTAGAGCCAACTACACCTGAAGTTACCACAGCTGAAGACACAACATTAGAGCCAACTACGCCTGCAGCAACAACACCAGAAGCTACCACGGTTGAAGACACAACATTAGAGCCAACTACGCCTGAAGATACAACCCCAGAAGCTACCACGGTTGAAGACACAACATTAGAGCCAACTACACCTGAAACTACAACCCCAGTAGCTACCACGGTGGAAGACACAACATTAGAGCCAACTACACCTGAAGCTACCACGGCTGAAGACACAACATTAGAGCCAACTACACCTGAAGCTACCACGGCTGAAGACACAACATTAGAGCCAACTACACCTGAAACTACAACCCCAGTAGCTACCACGGTTGAAGACACAACATTAGAGCCAACTACACCTGCAGAAACAACACCAGAGGCTACCACGGTTGAAGACACAACATTAGAGCCAACTACGCCTGAAGATACAACCCCAGAAGCTACCACGGTTGAAGACACAACATTAGAGCCAACTACGCCTGAAGCTACAACCCCAGAAGCTACCACGGCTGAAGACACAACATTAGAGCCAACTACACCTGAAGCTACCACGGCTGAAGACACAACATTAGAGCCAACTACACCTGAAGCTACCACGGCTGAAGACACAACATTAGAGCCAACTACACCTGAAGCTACAACCCCAGAAGCTACCACGGCTGAAGACACAACATTAGAGCCAACTACACCTGAAGCTACCACGGCTGAAGACACAACATTAGAGCCAACTACACCTGAAGCTACCACGGCTGAAGACACAACATTAGAGCCAACTACACCTGAAGCTACAACCCCAGAAGTTACCACGGCTGAAGACACAACATTAGAGCCAAATACGCCTGCAGCAACAACACCAGAGGCTACCACGGCTGAAGACACAACATTAGAGCCAACTACACCTGAAGCTACAACCCCAGAAGCTACCACGGCTGAAGACACAACATTAGAGCCAACTACGCCTGAAGCTACAACTACAGAAGCTACCACGGCTGAAGACACAACATTAGAGTCAACTACACCTGTAGCAACAACACCAGAGGCTACCACGGCTGAAGACACAACATTAGAGCCAACTACGCCTGCAGCAACAACACCAGAGGCTACCACGGCTGAAGATACTACATTAGAGCCAACTACACCTGAAGCTACAACCCCAGAAGCTACCACGGCTGAAGACACTACATTAGAGTCAACTACGCCTGCAGCAACAACACCAGAGGCTACCACGGCTGATGACACAACATTAGAGCCAACTACGCCTGCAGAAACAACACCAGAGGCTACCACGGCTGATGACACAACATTAGAGCCAACTACACCTGAAGCTACAACCCCAGAACCTACCACGGCTGATGACACAACATTAGAACCAACTACGCCTGAAGCTACAACCCCAGAACCTACCACGGCTGATGACACAACATTAGAGCCAACTACGCCTGAAGCTACAACCCCAGAGGCTACCACGGTTGAAGATACAACATTAGAGTCAACTACACCTGAAGCTACAACCCCAGAACCTACCACGGCTGATGACACAACATTAGAACCAACTACGCCTGAAGCTACAACCCCAGAACCTACCACGGCTGATGACACAACATTAGGGCCAACTACGCCTGAAGCTACAACCCCAGAAGCTACTACGGCTGAAGACACAACATTAGAGCCAACTACATCGGACGCAACAACACCAGAAGCAACTACACCTGAAGCTACAACGACGCCAAGTTCCCCATCACCTGCACCAATTTGTCCTCCAGGCGTTTTCGGCAATGTACCACATCCCGTTTTGTGTGACTACTATTACAATTGCATTGGAGGAATGGAGGTCTTATTGAGATGTTTAGAAGGCTTTGAGTACGATCACAGTATTCGG AGCTGCACACGTATTTCCGAAAATGGATGTTTTGCAAGAAAAAATGccacaacaacaacaacagaAAACCAGGTTGCTGACACAACCACGGAAGACATTGAATCAACAACATACAGAGACAACATTTGTCCACCAGGTTTTTCAGGCACTTTGCCACACTCAACACTTTGCAGTGCATATTATCGTTGTGAAGAGGGTGAAGCGATACTGAAGAACTGCGCGAAAGGATTCGAGTACGATGCCGTAATTAtg gACTGTGTTCCAATATCAGAGAGCGGTTGTTACGCACAGCAAGGTCTAACAACAACAACAGATAATAACAGATTACCTGAGTTATCAACTTACAAGAACGATGAAGAGGATTACATTTGTCCACCAATGTTTTCTGGGAATATCGAACATCCAACTTTGTGTGATTCGTATTACACTTGCTTTTCTGGAATGGAGTTTTTGATGAATTGCTCACATGGGTTCGAGTTTGACCCAGTTGTTAag AATTGCGTCCGCATCTCTAGCACGGGTTGTTTCGCAACACGATACAACttaacaacaacaacaacaacgaCGACACCAACTCCAACAACAACCGAAAACAACAAAGACAAACCAATTTGTCCACCGAACTACTCAGGAAATGTTCCCCACGAAACGAAATGCGATTCTTACTATACTTGCTTTAGTGGTTCGGAGTTTTTGATGCAGTGTCCCAACGGTTTTGAATTTGATCCGACTACAAAA GACTGTGTGCGAATATCGGAGACCGGTTGTTTCGCACAACAAGGCTTAGCAACAACAACAGACAACAATAGATTACCCGAGTTATCAACTTACAAGAACGATGAAGAGAACTATATATGCCCTCCAATGTTTTCTGGAAATATCAAACATCCAACTTTGTGTGATTCGTATTACACTTGCTTTGCTGGAATGGAGTTTTTGATGAATTGCACTCATGGGTTCGAGTTTGACCCAGTTGTTAAG GATTGTGTTCGAATATCGGAGACCGGTTGTTTTGCACAACAAGGCTTAGCAACAACAACTGACAACAATAGACTACCCGAGTTATCAACTTACAAGAACGACGAAGAGAAGTATATTTGTCCACCAATGTTTTCTGGGAACATCGAACATCCAACTTTGTGTGATTCGTATTATACTTGCTTCGCTGGAATGGAGTTTTTGATGAATTGTTCTCATGGATTCGAGTTTGATCCAGCTGTTCAG AACTGCGTCCGAATCTCGAACACTGGTTGTTTCGCAACACGATACAACTTGACAACAACAACAACGACGACGACAACGACACCAACTACAACAACAACCGAAAACAACAAAGTCAAATCAATATGTCCACCGAACTTCTCAGGAAATGTACCCCACAAAACGAAGTGCGATGCTTTCTATACTTGCTTTAGTGGTTCGGAGTTTTTGATGCAGTGTCCTAACGGATTTGAGTTTGATCCGAATACAAAA GACTGTGTTCGAATATCAGACACCGGTTGTTTCGCACAACAAAGCTTAGCAACAACAACAGACAACAATAGATTACCCGAGTTATCAACTAACAAGAACGATGAAGAGGATTACAATTGTCCACCAATGTTTTCTGGGAATATCGAACATCCAACTTTGTGTGATTCGTATTACACTTGCTTTGCTGGAATGGAGTTTTTGATGAATTGTTCTCATGGATTCGAATTCGATCCAGTTGTTGAG AATTGCGTCCGAGTTTCGAACACTGGTTGTTTTGCAAGACGATACAACTTAACAACAAGAATGACATCAACTACAACCGAAAACAACAAAATCAAACCAATATGTCCACCGGCTTTCTCAGGAAATCTTCCACACAGAACCAAATGCGATTATTACTATACTTGCTTTAGTGGTTCGGAGTTTTTGATGCGATGTCCCAACGGATTTGAATTTGATCCCACAACCAAC GAATGTGTAAGGATATCGTCGAGTGGATGTTTCGCGCGGCAAAATG